Proteins encoded in a region of the Neoarius graeffei isolate fNeoGra1 chromosome 3, fNeoGra1.pri, whole genome shotgun sequence genome:
- the patl1 gene encoding protein PAT1 homolog 1, with protein sequence MFRFQSFDDDCTLEEEEEGLVEEEDEIDQFNDDTFGAGAIDDDWQEEHARLAELDERDGLLGGSDVSSIIPPLPKNIPLPSSLPPPPTSSLSPLGSEDKAGGDLAESLAHLILDSDPAITEVGAAEQDRSRLPPSAPSSQTLPPGLSGVSRSLLSYQQQQHLLHRGTVPLQQMNSHSIWENNMGFGPVSVTHGLVTHMEDSPLLSMMKELPKRTPPVSREEGRDLSERVPPPRASSPVIGSPPVRAIPIGTPPKQPLSHALNQQIHHPTAVHVRAPVPHRYPPPFPERLSPNALLNIANSPLCRPPFPAGVAPVLSQIQRAQLLNSQVGPFPRGPGPAPPMLPGATGGFRPYFGQQPPRVGPHGPHCPHPNHAPPSSHAPIRHNTTHLHPQHRRMLTQRMQSRGGGVRGGGGDRRIRDPYSNLMTQKEKDWVARIQMMQLQSTDPYLDDYYYQNYYEKMEKRQERDRDSSRKEHTTKLITPQVAKIEHTYRPVQFAGSLGKLTVSSVNNPRKMIDAVVTSRSDDEEKREKQVWNKRRQILYTVEKMYSLLLEVQDFEKKFLQTPEEERETLLEQHKTNTLQLYNSLREKEWDDRVSDEQCLMIMSVRKGKRLIARLLPFLSSSQAATVVMGIARNLPALAKKDKQDQVLCWLVEPVAGVIQSMSSSALTDLLQELQGGDGHFPRVLQNKFGVTLLYLILSEGERMQSSDPNCQLMDDNRWTELVFSVTRELLQVPSASLSPPLFTPPNLLSLFSRYVDRQRLEQLQEKLQITALSR encoded by the exons ATGTTCCGTTTTCAG TCCTTTGATGATGACTGCaccctggaggaggaggaggagggtctgGTAGAGGAAGAAGATGAAATTGACCAGTTTAATGACGACACGTTTGGTGCTGGAGCGATCG ATGATGACTGGCAGGAGGAGCATGCACGTCTGGCGGAGTTGGATGAGAGAGACGGGCTGCTGGGAGGAAGTGACGTGTCCTCCATCATCCCTCCTCTGCCCAAGAACATCCCTCTTCCCTCCTCTCTCCCCCCACCCCctacttcctctctctctccactcggCTCCGAGGACAAGGCGGGAGGCGACCTGGCCGAGTCTCTGGCTCACCTCATCCTCGACTCAGATCCTGCCATCACAGAGGTGGGCGCAGCTGAGCAGGACAGATCCCGCCTCCCACCGTCAGCACCATCCAGTCAGACTTTGCCTCCAGGTTTGAGTGGTGTGTCTCGCTCGCTGCTCAGCTACCAGCAACAACAACATCTCCTTCACAGAGGGACAGTGCCACTGCAGCAG ATGAACTCGCACAGTATTTGGGAGAACAATATGGGCTTTGGTCCTGTTAGTGTTACACATGGACTCGTCACACACATGGAG GACTCTCCACTATTGTCCATGATGAAAGAGCTTCCAAAACGGACTCCTCCAGTCAGCAGGGAGGAGGGGAGGGATTTGTCCGAAAGGGTCCCGCCCCCTCGGGCCTCCTCGCCTGTAATTGGAAGTCCACCTGTAAGAGCGATACCGATCGGAACTCCACCCAAACAGCCCTTGAGCCACGCCCTGAATCAGCAG ATCCACCATCCCACTGCAGTGCATGTGAGAGCTCCAGTTCCTCACCGTTACCCTCCTCCTTTCCCTGAGCGCCTCTCACCCAACGCCCTGCTGAACATCGCT AACTCTCCGCTGTGTCGTCCTCCATTCCCAGCTGGAGTTGCTCCTGTCCTGTCTCAGATACAGCGAGCCCAACTGCTCAACTCTCAG GTTGGTCCGTTCCCCCGGGGCCCTGGTCCTGCTCCTCCCATGCTGCCCGGTGCTACTGGAGGCTTTAGGCCTTATTTTGGGCAGCAGCCTCCGAGGGTGGGCCCTCATGGCCCTCACTGCCCTCATCCTAACCATGCACCTCCATCTAGCCACGCCCCTATCCGCCACAACACCACCCATCTCCACCCCCAGCACCGCAGGATGCTCACACAGAGGATGCAGAGCAGAGG TGGTGGCGTgagagggggagggggggacAGGAGGATCAGGGACCCCTATAGTAATCTGATGACTCAAAAAGAGAAGGACTGGGTGGCCcgcattcagatgatgcagctgcAGAGCACGGACCCTTACCTGGACGACTACTACTACCAG AATTATTATGAAAAGATGGAGAAGCGTCAGGAGCGAGACCGAGACAGCAGCAGGAAGGAACACACCACCAAACTAATCACTCCTCAGGTGGCCAAGATCGAGCACACCTATCGCCCAG tgcagTTTGCTGGTTCTCTGGGTAAACTCACCGTGTCCAGTGTGAACAATCCGAGGAAGATGATCGATGCCGTGGTGACGAGTCGCTCTGATGATGAG gagaagagagagaaacaggTGTGGAATAAGAGACGGCAGATCCTCTACACTGTGGAGAAG ATGTACAGTCTACTGCTGGAGGTACAGGACTTTGAGAAGAAATTTCTCCAAACcccagaggaggagagagaaACTTTGCTGGAGCAACACAAAACCAACACACTGCAGCTCTATAACTCTCTGCGAGAGAAAGAGTGGGATGACCG AGTGAGTGACGAGCAGTGCCTGATGATCATGTCGGTGCGTAAAGGGAAACGCCTCATCGCTAGGCTCCTCCCTTTCTTGTCTTCATCCCAAGCTGCTACCGTCGTCATGGGAATTGCCCGCAATCTTCCTGCTCTGGCCAAGAAGGACAAGCAGGATCAG GTGCTGTGCTGGTTGGTGGAGCCGGTTGCTGGTGTGATTCAGTCCATGTCAAGCTCCGCCCTCACTGATCTGCTGCAGGAGCTGCAGGGGGGCGATGGTCACTTTCCCCGCGTGCTGCAAAATAAA TTTGGTGTGACGCTGCTTTACCTGATCCTGAGTGAGGGAGAGCGAATGCAGAGCTCTGATCCGAACTGTCAGCTCATGGATGATAATCGCTG GACAGAGTTGGTGTTCTCGGTGACGAGGGAGCTGTTACAGGTTCCCTCCGCCTCCCTTTCTCCTCCTCTCTTCACCCCTCCcaacctcctctctctcttttctcgctATGTCGACCGGCAGAGGCTCGAGCAACTGCAGGAGAAACTACA GATCACTGCCTTGTCCAGGTAG